The DNA segment TCGCCCGGGCGTCACTCCAACAGCGAGTGTAAACGCGAATAAAGGACGACGACCGTTCACTCCAAACGTCTCGGTGAGTGTCGCGAAATAGCGGTTTTCCAGTCTGTATCCCGAGATAACCAGTGATTCACCCGACCCTCGAGTGTCGCCGATTTGTCGACGACGACGCGCCTGCGGACGAGGCTTGCTACTGTTCACTGACGCGAGAGAGTGAACATGTTGGGGGAGCGAACAGTGTGAACCTCTGGGTGACTTCACGTGTCTTTTCGTGCAGTTCACGATCAAACAGTCGATTAGCTCTATTGGGACGGTCCGAAAGCACCCATTTCCAGCTAGAAATGGAGAATTTCGGTCGAGAATGATCTTGTTTCGGGATATAAGGTACATCGTTATAAAATACCACTATCGCTTACTCATCTTCGTGTTGGAACGTACTGGAACGTCCGAGAGAATCAGTCAGTCTTCCAGTCGGTCCGAGCCGAGGCCACCGCTCACAGGAGTGGACGGCGACAGTCTGCGGCAACCGAGTGATTTCGACGATGTCAATGCAAGCGAGTAACACGCCTTCCGAATCGACGCCAGAACCGTCCGCCCAGCTCGACGTCCTCGGGGACGAGTGTGCGCGAACGATCCTCGTCGCGACACGAGACGGGCCGAAAACAGCGAAGGAGCTGACCAAACGCACGGACAGTTCCTCAGCAACGGTGTACAGACGAATCAACAACCTTCTCGAGAGCAATCTCTTGGCCGAGTGCGTTCGGTTCGACGACGATGGCTCACACACGACGGCTTACGAGGCGACGATCGACACGCTTCAGGTACAGATTGGTGGGGATGGGATCGACGTCTCGGTGTCGGAAATCGACGACTGATTTCGAGACTCGAGTGCGTATCACGGTTGTAGCCTGTCTCTATCTGTAGCGAACGCGGAGTACACGAACGTAATGGGTGAGTCGACTGTCAGGCCCGTGTGGACCCACTGGATCGAGACACAGTCGCTCGAACACCCACTTTAATTCGTGAAACATCTTTTGAAAGGAGTTCTAACGCTGCTGTATGATACGGATAACAAATATCTACTCAGGGGAATGGTCTTTGTGATTGAGCAATGCACGATCTGACCGGCTTCCAACGAGACCTCCTCTACGTAATCGCAGGTGCTGATCAACCGTCAGGGCAGACAGTCAAAGACGAGGTCGAAAAGTACTATAGCTCGGAAATAAATCACGGAAGGTTGTACCCGAATCTGGATACGCTCGTCAACAAAGAGCTGGTCGAAAAGGGCCAACTCGATCGACGAACGAACTATTATGCGATCACTGACAGTGGTCGTGAACGAATCGACGAGCGTCGTGAATGGGAAGAACAGTATCTCGACTTCTAAGTCACTCGAGGGATGCCGGAACAGCCTCGCTGCCGCGGAACGTGGCGACCGAGAGACGGATCCGCGGTAATACGGGCATAACAAAACCCGAGAGCGTGCATTGAGCCAACGATTCGAGAATGAGAGGCGTCCTGTCACCGACGAAGCTGCGAACTGACCAGTATCACTACCGAGTCAAGCGATGAGTCACGAAACCACGACGCCGACGCGGTTCAGCGCAGTCCGACAGTACCCGATCGACCTGGCGGCGGTCTCGATCGTCGCCGTAATAGCGTACGTAGTCGTCACCTCCTACGCCGAAGGGAGCGTTCTCAGGCTACTCGCGACCTTCCCACTCGCCTTGTTCCTACCGGGATACGCGCTGGTCTCCGTGCTCTTTCCGGCTGCCGAACGAACGTCGAGACAGCCGAGGACGGCGGGCGGCGACCCAGCCGCCCCCCACCGACCGTCGGGCTACGTCCGCGGGATCGATTGGCTCGAGCGACTCGGGCTGTCGTTCGCGATCTCGCTCGCGATCGTTCCGCTCGTCGGCATCGCATTACCGTTTACGCAGTGGGGACTCACGACCGAACCGATCGCCGCGAGTCTCGTGATCATCACGGTCGTGCTGGCGCAACTGGGCGTCGTCCGCCGACTGCGAACGCCGAAGCCGGAGCGATTTATCGGCTCGCCACTCGAGTCGCTTTCACAGCTTCGACGAGACGAGAGCGCCGTCGCGACGGCGTCGTCGATCGTGCTCGTCCTCGCAGTCGGGCTGGCGGTGGGAGCCCTCCTCGTTGCCTTCCTCGCCCCGTTATCGACGGGCGGGTTCACCGAGTTAGCCCTCTACGGCGAGGACGACGACGGCGACCTCGTCGCAGGCGAGATCGACGACGAGATCGAGGCGGGCGACTCGGTGACGGCGACCGTCTCGATCGACAACCAGGAAGGCGAAGAGACCGACTACTCGGTCGTGATCCAAGAGCAAGTCCTCGAAGACGACAGCGTCGAAGAGCGAACCGACCTCGAGGAACTCGAGACGACCCTCGACGACGGAACGACCGGGACGGACGAACTCACCGTGACGCCGACCGCGGACGAAGGTGAGACGGTCCGTATGAGCGTCCTGTTGTACAGCGACGAGGTGCCCGACGAGCCGACGAACGAGAACGCCGACGAGGACACGTACTTCTGGGTCACGCTCGAGTGATCGCTCGAGGGGCGCTCGCGACTCGCGGATACCGACGCGGCCTTCGTCTTCTCGCTTCGCGTTCGTCCGTCCGTGCAATTTCGACGCCACGCTAGCGACGGCGACTCGTTAGCGGCGGCAACTTGCTAGCGGCGGCGACTGTCGGACGCTCGGGCCACTCGGAATCGAAGGCTGGTCGCTGCGTTCACGTGACTCTCGACGAAACTGGTGGCGGTTGACGCGGGGGCGCGAAGAACCGCCGGAGTCGGATCTGCCGGACTGGAATCGAAGTCGAACCAACGTCGAACCAAAGCCGAACCGAAGTCGAATCTGGCGGAGTAACTCGGACGGAAAGTCGTCGCAACGACGGCTGTGAACGGAGAATGGAGCGCGGTATTTCGAGGGCAGTCGGACGGGTCGTCGGTCCGCTCGGAGTTACAGCGCCAGTGGTGGGTCGAGTTTGGGTCGCCGGGAAAGGTGCTGGACGACCGAGACGGCGAGGACGAGCACGCAGAGGACTAATGCGACGAGCGGCGCGGCCGTCACCGTGAGTGGCCCGACCGAGAAGACGGTGAGCGCGAACGCGATCACGCCGAGTGACGTGACGACCGCGTAGAAGCGATGCCACGGGCGCTGACTCTCGAGGCGGTGATCGAGATACGGATCGAAGACCTCGTCGCCCGGGAGGAGCCTGATGATGTGCTCGTCGGGATTCCAGTCGACGATCCCGTGTTCCTCGAGCATCGGAAGGTGGGTTTGATAGAGCGAGATGTACACACGTCGGCGCTGGGTGCGCGTGACCTCGCTCGGGTCGACATCGTTCTCCCAGGCGGCGACCTGCTCGACGAGCGGTGCGAGATCGCATCGTCGACCCTGTTGCTTGAGATACTGGACGGTTCGGCGTCGCCGGGCGTTGCTAAAGACGTCGAACAACTGCGCTTGTGACAATTCGTGTTCAGACATGAGCGTCCTCGCGGTTCCCAAATGACACCCATTCCCGTACCCCGGGGCTGTTTGGATACCTCACGACACCGAATGCCAGACTATGGCACTTTACTATCTCTCGTCTACCCGGACGAAAGGGAGATGTACCAGTCGGGACTCGTGATTGACGAATAATCCAATATTTCTTTTCGAGTATCCAACTCGAGTGGCCGAACGCGGCGATTTTGGGCTGTCTCGAGGGGGGTTACAGACACTGCGGCGTGAGAACGGTATAGTAGGTGGTTACAGCCGTCGCAGGCCGGGGATAACAAAGCCGTATTCCCGGCTGTATCTGGACGATTGCCCACGCGGGTATCGGTGAATCAATGAGATATCTACGATGCGTAGCAAGTCGACAGGATGCGACGGGTTCGACGAACAACGGCGGAGGTGAACGCCAGTGAGTCGGTTCGTCTGTGGCGAGAACTGTACGGTCGACGACGAGACGACGCTCGGTCACGGTGGGTTCGAGGAACCGACGCGAGTCGGCGACGACGCGACCATCAGAGCCGGCTCGATCCTCTATGGCGACGTCACCATCGGCGACGAGTTTACGACGGGACACGACATTTTGGTCAGAGAAGCGACGACGATCGGCGACGACGTGCTCGTGGGGACCAAGACGGTTATCGACGGCCAAACGACGATCGGCTCCCACGTCAGTTTGCAAACGAACGTCTACATTCCGACCGAGACGACGATCGGCGACAACGTCTTCATCGGCCCGAGCGCCGCCTTGACCAACGACGAGTACCCGATCAGAACGGACAACGGCCTCGAGGGGCCGACGATCGAAGACGGTGCCTCGATCGGCGCGAACGCGACGCTGTTGCCCGGTGTCACGATCGGTGAAAACGCGTTCGTCGCCGCCGGCTCCGTCGTTACGGAAGACGTTCCACCGAACACGCTCGCCGTCGGAACGCCCGCGAAAGAACGTCAACTACCGAAGCCACTCGAGGGGGCGAACCAGCTCGTATGACCGGGACGAACCCCGGCTCAGGGGGAGATTACCCCGAGCGAACGGCGCAGATGGGCGGGACGCGATCGAACGCTCGAGCGGACGGCGGCGTCGCGGAGTCCGACGGTGCCGAGAGTTCAACGAGCAACGCAGATTCGTCGGCCGACGAGTCGACGGAATCCGTTTCGATCGCGGCTCCCGCCCTGGGTCCAGATGCCCTCGAGCGAGTCGAGTCCGTCCTCGAGAGCGGGATGCTCGCCGACGGCCCCGAAGTCAGAGCTTTCGAAGACGAGTTCGCCGACTACTGTGGCACGGATCGGGCCGTCGCCACCTCGAACGGGACGACGGCACTCCACGCGGCGCTCGAGGCGCTCGGGCTCGAAGAGGGTGACGGCGTCATCACGTCGTCGTTCTCGTTCGTGGCGAGTGCGAACGCGATCAGACTCGCCGGTGGAACGCCGATCTTCGCCGATATCGACCCCAAGACGTACACTCTCGACCCAGATACCGTCGAGCGAGTGCTCGAGGAACGAGACGACGTCGTCGGGATCATGCCGGTCCACCTCTACGGGCTGGCCGCCCCGATGGACGACCTCTGTGCGATCGCGGACGAACACGATCTGTTCGTCGTCGAAGACGCCTGTCAGGCCCACGGGGCGGCGATCGACGGCGAGCACGTCGGCGGGTTCGGCGACGCGGCGTGTTTCTCGTTCTATCCGACGAAGAACATGACGACCGGCGAAGGCGGCGTGATCACTACCGATCGAGCCGATGTCGCCGAGCGCGCCGCGAGTTTCGTCAACCACGGGCGAGACGTCGGCTCCGACGGCAACTACGACCACGTCCGTCTCGGCCACAACTACCGACTGACGAGCGTGGCCGGCGCGATCGGTCGCGCCCAACTCGAGCGACTCCCCGAGTTCAACCGCACCCGCAGAGAACACGCCGCCTATTACGACGACGAGTTGGCATCGTTACCACTCGAGACGCCGACGGAGCCGGCGGGCTACCGTCACGTCTACCACCAGTACACGATTTCGACGGACGAGCGAGACGCCCTCGCTGCGACGCTCGCGGATCACGGCGTCGACACCGGCGTCTACTACGGAACACCGATTCACCGACAGCCCGCCTACGAGACGGTGAGTACGGCCGCAGCGGCGCTTCCGCGGACGGAGCGAGCGAGCGAAACCGTCCTCTCGCTACCCGTCCACCCCGATCTTACGGCGGCCGATCGACGAACCGTCGTCGACGTGATTCACGACCACTTCCACTCATGAACCGAACACCCTCCGCACGACCGATCAGCGCCGGCGTCATCGGCGTCGGGTCGATGGGCGAAAACCACGCGCGCGTCTACGGTGAACTGCGATCGGTCGACCTCGCGTGCGTCAGCGACGACGACGACGAGGTCGCCCAGCGGGTCGCCCGCGAGTACGACACCGACGCCGTCGCGTTCGATACCGTCCTCGAGCGCTGCGACGTCGTCACGGTCGCCGTGCCCACGAGCGTCCACTACGACGTCGTCTCGAAGTGTCTCGACGCGGGCGTCCACGTGTTAGTCGAAAAACCGATCGCCGAGACCGTCGAGGAAGGAAGAGCGCTGGCCGAACAAGCGGCCGACGCTGGACTCGTCTTGCAAGTCGGCCACATCGAACGATTCAATCCGGCCGTCCAGACGGTGACGGAACTCATCGACGACCTCGAGGTCATCAGCCTCGAGGCCGAACGGCTCGGTCCGCCCCTCGAGCGAACGTCGCTCGGGAACGTCGTCTCGGACCTGATGGTCCACGATATCGACATCGTCAGGGCCATCCTGGGCGGGCAGCCGGACGCGATGACCGCAATGGGCACCGACGACGGCCAGTACACGACCGCGACGTTGCAGTACGACGACGTGGTGGCCTCGCTGACCGCCAGTCGCGTTACGCAGAAAAAAGTCCGCAGACTCACCGTGACCGCCCGCGAGTGCCTTCTCGAGGTCGATTATCTCCAACAGTCCGTCTTGATTCACCGAAACTCCTACCCCGAGTACGTCGTCGACGACGGGAAACGACGGTACCGTCACGAGAGCGTCATCGAACGCCCGCGAGTCGACAACGGCGAACCGCTTCGTCACGAACTCGAGGCCTTTCTCGAAGCCGTCAGAACCGATTCGGAGCCCGTCGTGACGGCCGAAGACGGGATCGCCGCCCTCGAGACGGTCCAGACGATCTCCGCGCTCGTCGACGAAGAAACCCCCAAACGGGAGGTGCAAGCGCGATGAGCCCCAAAAACGCTGACCGCGAAACAGACGGAACGGCTGGACGTACCGCGGAAGGTAACGACTCGGCAGTCGGTCTCTATCGAGCCTCGTGTCCGAGCGACCGACAGCGCGAATTGCTCACGGGTGGCGAGATTCCGATCGCCGTCTACGGCCTCGGAAAGATGGGGCTCCCGCTCGCTGGCGTCTACGCCGAACGGTTCGGGAACGTCACCGGGGTCGACATCGACCCGGCCGTCGTCGAGCAGATCGCGGACGGCGAGAGCCACATCGTCGGCGAACCGGGTCTCGAGGCGCTGATCGCCGACCAGGTCGACGCCGGTCGACTCGAGGCGACGACGGACGGCCAGCGGGCAGCCTCGACGGCCCGAATTCACGTCATCATCGTCCCGACGCTGCTGGACGACGACCAGCAACCGGATCTGACGACGGTCGAGTCGGTCGTCGACGACATCGCCGCCGGCCTCGAGCCGGATGATCTCGTCGTCGCCGAATCGACGCTGCCGCCGACGAGTTGCCGGGACGTTATCCAGCCCCACCTCGAGCAAGAGAGTGGCCTGTCGGGTGAGGAGTTCGGGCTCGCGTTCTGTCCCGAGCGAACGTCATCCACGACGGCGCTCCGGGACATCCGCGGAGAGTATCCGAAGGTCGTCGGCGGGATCGACGACGAGAGCACCCGCGCCGCCGCCCTCGTCTACGACGAACTCTCGAGCAACGAGGTTCACCCCGTCTCGGACGCGACGACGGCCGAAGCCGTCAAAGTGTTCGAGGGGATCTACCGCGACGTCAACATCGGGCTGGCGAACGAGTTGGGCCGACTCGCGGACGAACTCGGCATTTCGGTTCGCGAAGCGATTCAAACGGCGAACGACTTGCCGATGTGTCAGCTCCACGACCCCGGCCCTGGAGTCGGCGGCCACTGCATCCCCTACTACCCCCACTTCCTGCTTGCTCAGAACGACGAGCCGATGGCCGTGACCCAGACCGCCCGGGAACTCAACGACGAGATGCCGACGGTCGTCGTCGACCGCCTCGAGCGAGTGCTCGCAGCCGAGGACGCCGATCTCGAGGGAGCATCCGTCCTCGTGCTGGGCGTGACCTACCGGCCAGGCATCGAGGAAACGCGAGCCTCGCCGGCGCTCGGCGTGATCGACGCGCTCGCGGAACGCGGGGCCGACGTCGCCGGAATCGATCCGCTCGTCGATCCAGAAGCGTACGGCGCTCGAGCGCTCGAGATCGAGGATCTTTCGGACGAATCGTTCGACGCCGCCGTCCTCGTCACCCCCCACGAGGAGTTCGACGCGATTTCCTGGAACGACCTCGAGCCGATGGTGGTCGTCGACGGCCGAGACGCCCTCGATCTGGCGGAGACCGACCACCGTGTGTACACGCTCGCGGGGAAAGTCGACGGGCAGTCGCCGGCGGCCGGACTCGCGGGCGACGGGCTGAAAGGAGGTGACGAACGGTCGCTCACGGCAGACGGTGGCGTGGGCGAACGGGCTGACGATCGACCGACGACCAGCGTTTCCTCGGCCGACGAGCCGACGACCGACGGCCGACACGGAGGGAACGATGTATAAGGGCAGTCGGGTCGGCGTCGTCGTCACGGCGTACAACGAAGCGCCGTTCGTCGGGACCGTCATCGAGACCGTTCCCGACTTCGTCGACCGAATTTACGTGATCGACGACGATTCGCCGGACGATAGCTGGAGCGTCATCCAGCAGGTCGCCTCGAGACTCAACGACACCGCCGCCAGGGACCTCGAGCCGGCCGTTACCGACGGCGGTGACGGACAGCGAGTCGTTCCGATCCAACACGAGGAAAATCGCGGCTACGGTGCCGCCGTCAAGACGGGCTACAGAAACGCCGTGGACGACGGCATGGACGTCATCGCCGTGATGAACGGCGACGGCCAGATGGACCCCGACATCCTCCATCGGATCATCGACCCCGTCGTCGACGGCGACGCCGACTACGCGAAAGGCAACCGGCTCCTCCATCCCGACGACCGCGAGGATATGTCGGCGTTCAGGTTCTTCGGCAACGCCCTGCTCACCGGGCTCTCGAAGTTCGCCTCCGGCTACTGGGCCATCGGCGACCCCCAGAACGGCTACACGGCAATCTCGAGCGAGACGGTTGAATCACTGGACCTCGACGGGATCACGGACGAGTACGGCTTCCTCAATCACCTCCTCGCGCACTTGAACGTCCACGAACGCCGCGTCGCCGACGTCCCGATGACGGCGATCTACGGGGACGAAGAGAGCAGCATTCGGTACGTCCCGTTCATCCGGTTCGTCTCCCTGTTGTTGCTTCGAAACTTCCTCTGGCGACTGAAAACCAAGTACGTCGTCTCCGAGTTCCACCCGGCCGTCGTCATGTACGGCGCGGGATCGGTCGGAGTGGCCGGTGGAAGCGCCGGACTAGCTGGATCGATCGTGCGAACGCTGCGCGGCAACGACGGCTTCGCCGGAGCGATCGGTTCCTTCGTCGCGTTGGTGCTCGGGATAATCGCACTCGGACTCGGCATCTGGTTCGACGCCGAAGAGAGCGCCGACCTCGAGGTCACGGAGTACGAGTACACCGAGTCACCAGCGAACGCGGAACAGTATCGAGAAGCACCCTGATACGAACTGCTGTGAGTCGGTTCCGACGCAACCGCGACCCGTCCTGGGGTTGTGCCGGTAACTCGTCACAGCAGTCCGTATAACTCGAGGGCGGAGCGTTTTTCTCGCCTCTCGAACCACGCGCCAGCCGAATGCGATGTCGACGAATATTACTCGATCGTGTAGCGGACGATATCGTCGCTCTCACACGCCGGACAACACGTCGTTTCGTCCGAGACGTTCGTTCCGCAGTTTCGACACTCGTAGATAATAGTCGTCTCGCCCCCCGGCGTCGACTCGCCCGCGTTGGAATCCTGCGTCGACGCGGGCGAGTCGGTACTCGTCTCTGATCCGGTAAAGAGATCAGATAGTAAGCGAGAGAGACTCATCGACTAGTGATACCGATTATTTTGCTGATTCATCCATAAGTGTTTCGTGTTCGTTTATCCCGAATGTCGTTTGTGAGAAAATTCATACATATATAGTATTTTTTCGTCGAATAAAACGGTGAAGCCGGCTGCTGTAGTGAATTCGCTGACTCGAGGTCGGAGCGAGCGACCCGAACGAGTCCTCGAGTTACGACGAACCATCTCAATCCGTGGGAACCACTGACAACCACGATGTCGTGTATTTCAACGCCCGTAACCATTAGTTCAGTGAGAAGGCTTATGAAGATATGCTCGGGTGAACCCAGTATATGGAACCCAATCAGGATCCCCCTGCGGACGGAGAATCGAACGCGAGCGAGGAACCCGCGACGGCGGGTACCGATATCGTCGCCCCGTTGCCGGGTAAACCGACGGTAACCATCGCCGCAACGGGATCGGATCGAGAAGCGACCGATCGAGCGACGAACACGCTCACGATCATCGGTCACGGTACGCCCTCGAGTTTCGAGTTGACCGTCGACGGTGAAATTCACCTTCGGAACGAACGCGGTGACACGAACGTCACGATCATCTCCGGTTCGACCGTCGAAGGAACGATCGAACAGGGGACGATTCGCTTCGAATTCACGGGGGAACTCACCGACGTCACGTTCGTCGACCAGCAGATTACGGGCGTCTCACCCGCAACTGCGCCGAACGTGCACCTCGACTACGCCGCCCCGCCGGAATCGCGGCCGTGACACGGATCGGTGTGCCGTTTTACCGGTGCGCTCGACCTGGGTAGCGATCACCGAGACAGAATCACGACAGACCGTCCGAGAACCCGGTGGCCGGATCCAACAGGATCTTGTAGCACGATTGCTTCGGGTTCGGTGAGGACACGACGCAACTCGGAGAGTATGGACGACACGAATCCACCCGACGGCGACCGACCGGACGACACCGACGACTGGGACGACGACGAGGGATGGCTCACCCCCGTCGACGACGACATCCTCGAGTTGATGCAAGAAAACTACATCTACGCACCCAAACACATCGAACAGGAAGGGCTCTGTCGCGGCCCGGACGCGGCGTATCGATGTCGAGAGCTTACGAAGCGAGGGCTGTTAGAGCGCCAGGCGATCGGCATGTACGAGATCACGGACCTCGGCGAGCAGTTCCTCGCAGGCGAGGTCCACCCGAGCGAACTCGCACTCGAGGACGAGGGCGAAGACGCGGACGAGAACGGTGACAATAGCGAAGACAGCGAAGACGACGGCGCAGACCCAACCGAGTAACGACTCTCCGGCAGAACTGGACCCGAGCATCCCCACACGACGAACACCACGATTTGAGCCGCCAGCTTCGTTCACGAAGAGTCGACGGCGTCTGGAAGGTTGCTCTCGAGAAAGGCGACGACCGCCGCAGTAGAGAGGAAGCCGTCGGCGATCCGTCCGACTTCCGTTCCGTCTTCGAAACAACACAGCGTCGGAACCGACTCGAGGGCGAATCGCTCGAGCAGGGCGAGGTCGTCCCCGGGATTGACCAGTCCGATCGGAACGCCGGTTTCACGCGCGACGTTTCCCAGCACGGGTTCCATCGCCTGACACTTTCCGCACCCGCTGGTGTACAACTCGATTAGGGCGACGTCGTGCGTCTCGAGAAATCGATCGAGCGCGTCACCGTCCTCGAGGTGTATCGGGGTTGGCGTCTCGTTCATACACGCGTTCGCACGCGGAACATGAAATCGGTAGCGACCGGGATTCGACGAATTCCGGTCTCGTCGCTGACCGTTCACGCGAGTTGTTCGCGTGAATCCGTCGAAAGCGCGCTCGAGTCTCGGAAGCGATGATCGGTTCGGTCGCGTCTCGTGGACAACGGCTGCGGGTAGCCAAGCGGTCGTTCGCCGCCTCGTTTCGGCTCGTTTCACGTGTAATTCGGTGGATACCCCTGTGGAAGGTACTGAAGTGTCGCCGGTGAATTTGTACCCCAATCCGGTACGGCCGAGCGATGACCCGGCCCGCACCGACGCCCGACGAGCGCGGACCAGCGACGCGAAAATCGACCCTGTTCTGTTGGGGGTGCGATCACGTGAGTCCGATCGACGGCGACTGGGATCAGTGGACGCGACCCCACCACCTCGAGTACGTCTGTCCCGTCTGCGAGACGACGATCATGAAACGACCGCGACGAGATCGCGATCCGATCGATCCGTCCTCGACCCAGTCGCCGCTCACTTGGCACCACGCGCTCAGGGCGACGCTTCACATCTGGCGAGTGACCGTCGGTATCGGACTCACGACTCTCCGAGCAACGGCATCCAACCGGAGTGGCCGTCGGTGACACGACGGCGACGGCAAACTGACTCGAGGAACGGTACTGATCCGTCGACGAGACGAACGATTTGCTCTCGAGGCAGTCACACCGATACGCCATCACCCAGACGAACATCCACTTTCTCTCGAGATTTTACGGGCGATGTCAGCTCGCCTGACCCGATCAAAGAGTGTTGATCGACATATGTCCATCTTTATTCTGATTTAGGTATATTCGCCCACAACAGTAGAGATTTAATAGTAGATTCCGATGTCCTATTCGAGTAGAAGATGACAAGTGGAAGTCTGACCACGGCGGAAGAAACCGTACTGGACGAAATTGAGGAGAAGGACATCGATTTCCTTCGATTGCAGTTCACCGACATTCTGGGGACGGTGAAGAACGTCTCGGTGCCGGCTCGACAGGCCGAGAAGGCGTTCTCCGAGGGGATCTATTTCGACGGCTCGTCGATCGAAGGCTTCGTTCGCATTCAGGAGTCGGACATGCGTTTGGTTCCGGATCCGGACACGTTCGCCGTCCTCCCGTGGAGGCAGAGCGAGGGGGGATCGTCCGCCAGAATGATCTGTGACGTCTACAACACGTCGACCGGCGAACCGTTCGAGGGAGATCCACGACGCGTGCTCAAGAACGCACTCGAGCGCGCCGACGAGATGGGCTACACGGTCAACGCAGCCCCCGAACCGGAGTTCTTCATGTTCGAGGAGGACGAGGACGGCCACGCGACGACCGAAACAGCAGACCACGGCGGCTACTTCGACCTCGCACCGAAAGACCTCGCCGCCGACGTGCGCCGCGACATCATCTACGGCCTCGAGGACATGGGCTTCGAAATCGAAGCGAGCCACCACGAGGTCGCACGCGGGCAGTACGAGATCAACTTCGAGTACGACGACGCGCTCGCGACGGCCGACAACGTCGGCACGTTCCGCACCGTCGTCCGGGCCATCGCCGCCCAACACGACCTGCACGCGACGTTCATGCCAAAGCCGATTCCGAAGATCAACGGTTCGGGCATGCACACGCACCTCTCTCTGATGACCGAAGACGGCG comes from the Natronorubrum daqingense genome and includes:
- a CDS encoding winged helix-turn-helix domain-containing protein; the protein is MSMQASNTPSESTPEPSAQLDVLGDECARTILVATRDGPKTAKELTKRTDSSSATVYRRINNLLESNLLAECVRFDDDGSHTTAYEATIDTLQVQIGGDGIDVSVSEIDD
- a CDS encoding PadR family transcriptional regulator; translated protein: MHDLTGFQRDLLYVIAGADQPSGQTVKDEVEKYYSSEINHGRLYPNLDTLVNKELVEKGQLDRRTNYYAITDSGRERIDERREWEEQYLDF
- a CDS encoding DUF1616 domain-containing protein, encoding MSHETTTPTRFSAVRQYPIDLAAVSIVAVIAYVVVTSYAEGSVLRLLATFPLALFLPGYALVSVLFPAAERTSRQPRTAGGDPAAPHRPSGYVRGIDWLERLGLSFAISLAIVPLVGIALPFTQWGLTTEPIAASLVIITVVLAQLGVVRRLRTPKPERFIGSPLESLSQLRRDESAVATASSIVLVLAVGLAVGALLVAFLAPLSTGGFTELALYGEDDDGDLVAGEIDDEIEAGDSVTATVSIDNQEGEETDYSVVIQEQVLEDDSVEERTDLEELETTLDDGTTGTDELTVTPTADEGETVRMSVLLYSDEVPDEPTNENADEDTYFWVTLE
- a CDS encoding DUF7344 domain-containing protein; the protein is MSEHELSQAQLFDVFSNARRRRTVQYLKQQGRRCDLAPLVEQVAAWENDVDPSEVTRTQRRRVYISLYQTHLPMLEEHGIVDWNPDEHIIRLLPGDEVFDPYLDHRLESQRPWHRFYAVVTSLGVIAFALTVFSVGPLTVTAAPLVALVLCVLVLAVSVVQHLSRRPKLDPPLAL
- a CDS encoding acyltransferase; the encoded protein is MSRFVCGENCTVDDETTLGHGGFEEPTRVGDDATIRAGSILYGDVTIGDEFTTGHDILVREATTIGDDVLVGTKTVIDGQTTIGSHVSLQTNVYIPTETTIGDNVFIGPSAALTNDEYPIRTDNGLEGPTIEDGASIGANATLLPGVTIGENAFVAAGSVVTEDVPPNTLAVGTPAKERQLPKPLEGANQLV
- a CDS encoding DegT/DnrJ/EryC1/StrS family aminotransferase: MGGTRSNARADGGVAESDGAESSTSNADSSADESTESVSIAAPALGPDALERVESVLESGMLADGPEVRAFEDEFADYCGTDRAVATSNGTTALHAALEALGLEEGDGVITSSFSFVASANAIRLAGGTPIFADIDPKTYTLDPDTVERVLEERDDVVGIMPVHLYGLAAPMDDLCAIADEHDLFVVEDACQAHGAAIDGEHVGGFGDAACFSFYPTKNMTTGEGGVITTDRADVAERAASFVNHGRDVGSDGNYDHVRLGHNYRLTSVAGAIGRAQLERLPEFNRTRREHAAYYDDELASLPLETPTEPAGYRHVYHQYTISTDERDALAATLADHGVDTGVYYGTPIHRQPAYETVSTAAAALPRTERASETVLSLPVHPDLTAADRRTVVDVIHDHFHS
- a CDS encoding Gfo/Idh/MocA family protein, which encodes MNRTPSARPISAGVIGVGSMGENHARVYGELRSVDLACVSDDDDEVAQRVAREYDTDAVAFDTVLERCDVVTVAVPTSVHYDVVSKCLDAGVHVLVEKPIAETVEEGRALAEQAADAGLVLQVGHIERFNPAVQTVTELIDDLEVISLEAERLGPPLERTSLGNVVSDLMVHDIDIVRAILGGQPDAMTAMGTDDGQYTTATLQYDDVVASLTASRVTQKKVRRLTVTARECLLEVDYLQQSVLIHRNSYPEYVVDDGKRRYRHESVIERPRVDNGEPLRHELEAFLEAVRTDSEPVVTAEDGIAALETVQTISALVDEETPKREVQAR
- a CDS encoding nucleotide sugar dehydrogenase produces the protein MSPKNADRETDGTAGRTAEGNDSAVGLYRASCPSDRQRELLTGGEIPIAVYGLGKMGLPLAGVYAERFGNVTGVDIDPAVVEQIADGESHIVGEPGLEALIADQVDAGRLEATTDGQRAASTARIHVIIVPTLLDDDQQPDLTTVESVVDDIAAGLEPDDLVVAESTLPPTSCRDVIQPHLEQESGLSGEEFGLAFCPERTSSTTALRDIRGEYPKVVGGIDDESTRAAALVYDELSSNEVHPVSDATTAEAVKVFEGIYRDVNIGLANELGRLADELGISVREAIQTANDLPMCQLHDPGPGVGGHCIPYYPHFLLAQNDEPMAVTQTARELNDEMPTVVVDRLERVLAAEDADLEGASVLVLGVTYRPGIEETRASPALGVIDALAERGADVAGIDPLVDPEAYGARALEIEDLSDESFDAAVLVTPHEEFDAISWNDLEPMVVVDGRDALDLAETDHRVYTLAGKVDGQSPAAGLAGDGLKGGDERSLTADGGVGERADDRPTTSVSSADEPTTDGRHGGNDV